One Hermetia illucens chromosome 4, iHerIll2.2.curated.20191125, whole genome shotgun sequence DNA segment encodes these proteins:
- the LOC119653489 gene encoding malate dehydrogenase-like, protein MFGLVPEAAVKTGGNDRGIFAGASGGISTTPVLTLEADLSHIDIAKSVKGYVGAEQVADPQQKKVANCFKGADGVVITAGVPPKTGSTRDDLFNTNAGIVRDLTSAIADNCPKALIAIITTPVNLCVPTAAEVLKSKGKYYPLRFFGVSTLDIVLARKFISDSCKVGVNTVDIPVIGGHSGVTNIPVVSQCKPKVSFSQPGLEKITVRIQEAGKEGVKAKAGTRRGLKRF, encoded by the coding sequence ATGTTTGGATTGGTACCGGAGGCAGCCGTGAAGACGGGAGGTAACGATCGAGGAATTTTCGCTGGAGCATCTGGTGGTATCAGTACCACCCCTGTTCTGACACTTGAAGCCGATCTTTCCCACATCGACATAGCCAAGAGTGTAAAGGGATACGTTGGAGCAGAGCAAGTTGCtgatcctcaacaaaaaaaagttgCTAATTGTTTTAAAGGCGCCGATGGAGTTGTTATCACAGCGGGCGTGCCACCTAAAACTGGAAGCACTCGAGATGATTtgttcaacaccaatgctggtatcgttcgcgaTTTGACTTCTGCCATTGCGGACAATTGTCCAAAGGCTTTAATTGCGATTATTACAACTCCTGTGAACTTGTGTGTACCAACTGCCGCAGAAGTTCTGAAATCCAAAGGAAAGTACTATCCGCTTCGTTTCTTCGGTGTTTCaactttggatattgtccttgctcgaaaattcatttctgaTTCATGTAAAGTTGGTGTGAATACCGTTGATATTCCGGTTATCGGTGGACATTCTGGTGTTACAAATATTCCGGTGGTATCacaatgcaaaccaaaagtgtCGTTTTCGCAGCCCGGTCTTGAGAAAATCACAGTGCGCATCCAAGAAGCTGGCAAAGAAGGTGTGAAAGCTAAGGCTGGAACGAGAAGAGGGCTAAAGCGATTTTGA